ATCCGCGTCGCGGGGTGTTGCTGCAGCGGCGTGCTTGGTGGGTGCACAACGGCAGAACGTGGGCGCTGCCGGGCGGTGCGCTGGAAGCCCGTGAGTCGGTGCGCGACGCGGCCGCCCGGGAAGCGTGGGAAGAGGCCGCGATCCCGTCGTCGGCCTTCCAGGCTCGGTCGGCGTCGGTGCTGGACCACGGGGTTTGGCGGTACACGACGGTGCTCGGCGTCGCGGACAGCGCGGTGCAGGCGCAGGTCGCGAACGCGGAGAGCGCGGAGATGCGCTGGGTGCCGCTGGACGAGGTGGCCGGGCTCGAGTTGCATCGGGATTTCGCCGCCGCCTGGCCGGGTTTGCGCGAACAACTGGGCCGTGAACTGGTCCTCGTGGTCGACGCGGCGAACGTGATGGGCTCGCGTCCGGACGGCTGGTGGCGCGACCGACATGGCG
This sequence is a window from Amycolatopsis benzoatilytica AK 16/65. Protein-coding genes within it:
- a CDS encoding NUDIX domain-containing protein, whose translation is MTPMTANRFVRCSCGRQHWGTYGAAGLLLCDPRRGVLLQRRAWWVHNGRTWALPGGALEARESVRDAAAREAWEEAAIPSSAFQARSASVLDHGVWRYTTVLGVADSAVQAQVANAESAEMRWVPLDEVAGLELHRDFAAAWPGLREQLGRELVLVVDAANVMGSRPDGWWRDRHGAAERLRDQLTGPAARGLRDDVVGLGTGSTWSWWPRVVLVVEGKARGVEPVPGVEVVPAETDGDSKIVEVAAAARQRPDDHVVVVTADRELRGRVADLGARVLGPGALLRELNG